aatcccgtcttcagattttatctttttctgttacattttccTATTTCACTCAGAATGTAGTGCCACGCTCCGTCAGTTTTCTGTTTTAATGCATTAGGCCCACACAAGTAGATATCGGTTCCCGGAAAGGCATATGTCCCGCTGGAGACTTACCGACCGACGCATTCCCAAGGGCTTGTTTATATGCAGGCGGTTTTccaacgtcgactgcgcggtttacctgttttacttgatctcaccctaatgccgcctttgaagtttcaccctaataccaagtaaaacagggggaaaacaggtaaaccgcgacgtcgacgttggcaaaccgcctgcatatAAAAAAGCCCTTATTACATAGACGGTGCGCAATGGGCTGATCTGTTACAGCAATTATTACAGTGAATTTAGTTAatggtattttgcttgtagtacaatgtttaccttttgtttacataacctcaatcttactttttcttcttattcttttttgagCTATGGGCTTtgcaattatccagtaaccaggactaatataattggccaatataattaaaagtgctaaaaatgttgccgagctatgaaaccaggtgtcgctgttccgaacttgcacggtcccaataccatAGCTGCCTCCTGCcttattatttttcagttttctaaTTGCCCGAGTTACTTCTTCGTATATCTGGTATTAGTCTTCTATTTCAGCTGTATGTACTTCTATGTTTGATGTATTTGTGCTAGATTTGTCGTTTAACATTTTAAGATTTTCTTCCCTAGGATCAGTAATAGACTGCCCGCTGTCGTTTTGAAGAAAATTTCCTGTTTTGGCTTGGTACCCGGCGTTGATCTCTGAAAATCCTTTAAAGAATTAGCTTACTTGCTCGTTCTTCCGATTTTCTTCTATATCTCTGATTATTTGTTCCCGGTACTCCCTCTTTTTTCTTTCTATTAGTTTTCTTGTCTATTTATACCTTTCAATGTTGTATTGCGAGGGATTTTGTAGCATATCTTGAAAatagtgtaataaataaaaattctgtttaattcataaaatattatttaaataataattttttattttataattttaattgtatacaatattatataaaatataaggtaaacaaaatcataatttaaaaaaaaatgatctaAAGtgataaattaatttaaaaacattaattgaaCTAATTGATTATCCAATACACAATCAAAGCAGaagttaatattttttgctattgTTTGAAAATGTTTCCCATGCAATTAAACAAATACAAACTACTTTCTTCTTCAGTAGCTTTCTGTACAGCACACATATCCATCACTTTTTCTATCTTATCGTCATCGTTCAATATATTATATTGTAAAGGCAATCTAAGTTTATCCTTGTTAAATGTGCCATCGGGATTCATAATTTCAAGCGATTTGTATATGCAGGTAATGTCTTTGGCAAAAGACGCATCCAAGGATGGCCCGAGGAGTTTATCCACAATTTCCTGACTTAGATTACAATTTTTAATGGCCTGTTCCCATTGTTGTATTAGTTCTGCCTTTGTTTCACCGTTAACCTGTAAACATAAATAGACAATAATAATAGTATATATTgagcaacgagcatttaatgatggtcattattaGACTTAGACAAATATgtaaattgcatattttgcatattatgcataaaatatgcaaagatgtaaaattttgcatatttttataaaagtgtgcaTAAAGagcatataatttgaaattttggttgTAATTATTTATATTCTTGTAACAAATAGCTTGAAAATCccaatattttgttttataatctatTAGTATTCAAATTTTTGGTAGGTATCGAAggtagtaactaataaaagatagAGGCTTATAGTTTTGCCCTTGAATGTaagcagggccggcgataacaggcctgcaagggatgcactgcaggcgggcgcccctttTTGGGGGGCGCCAAAGTGAGTTTTTTTGTgctggtgttatacaaaatactaatttaaaaaaaaacctaaGGGCGCCTAAACTAGTTTTGCAGGCAGGCGTCTCATACCCTAGCGCCGGGACTGAATGTAAGAGTTCCAAAATCTGCCAGTTTAtatctctaggtaaaaatttttattttaacggCCAATTTCACTTTTGTTGTTGAAGTCGAAATATTGAAGCCGTGAACACGTGTCTTTGTAATTGTGAATAATTGTactttgaaaatgccgaaaataatGCTTCAACTATtataaaaccttacaaagaggTATTTATAgatatggataaagtttattgctcattTTGTGACAAAACCGTAAGTATCTAcgtattatttgttattttattttaaatatttacacgGTGGTACAAACACATATTTCAAAAATTGTGAATATTTTTAATAAGTGCATACACAAGGCTGGTTTGCAagaaattgatgtatttttttcaagcattttttaaatttcttgagatgaaaaaatcttcaaaatGCAAATCATTCAATAGTCCACTGAAAGGTCGGTATTACTTTTTTCTTGAACAATACCATTAGTTGGCCTTTATTTTACTAACCACAAAAACATATATATtgcacttaattaattaagtgcttttaattttttttatgttcataatatttttttctttaaatataaaAAGGAAAGGTTCCGGCCTCCTGCAAACATTTGGGGGTTCTTCCTTCTTGCGCAGTCATTTCTTGAGATATTCAAGATTACtgtttttagatttttagattaCTATGTTACTGGACCAATTTTTATTggatattttaatttaaatattgtaattgttatgcaaataaaagttaaaatattttgataattttaagattcctacatcgatttttatttaatatttttaaatgaatACGCTGCAAAAGAAAAATGAGCGACATCTTacatttcagttcgttcagagaggaCCATAAACGCCCTTAGGTACGTTTCACCCTTATTAGGGATCGTCGGAGGGGTACAAATTATGGTTCCCTCTGTGAGGTATATACCCCTCCAAAACAGCATTGAGTAATTTGTTGTTACGACAATTCGAAATAATGTCCTGTATTTGTTAAAATGTTTAAACTTAAATACTGAATTACATAAACTTAGTTTGTAAAATACATAGGTAAatgttaattaatattttattacatgcatattttctagataaacatgCAAATTTATgcgtaaaatactgcatatttatgcgcatatttcataactttttatttgcatatttgcctaagtctagtcaTTACGATGTGAGTTTCAATAAATGCAAGTTGTGTAGGAAcatgattttttctatgatcattcacaacaaaaaaatattcacatatttataaataagtttatTTATTCTATAACAAAAACTAATTAAGTAGTTATAATtatgattaaa
The window above is part of the Diabrotica virgifera virgifera chromosome 2, PGI_DIABVI_V3a genome. Proteins encoded here:
- the LOC114343807 gene encoding uncharacterized protein LOC114343807 isoform X2: MNSIVLLAVCLLIVTNYMVNGETKAELIQQWEQAIKNCNLSQEIVDKLLGPSLDASFAKDITCIYKSLEIMNPDGTFNKDKLRLPLQYNILNDDDKIEKVMDMCAVQKATEEESSLYLFNCMGNIFKQ